The region GCTGgtcactcccttcctgctcacaATGTGTGTCTAGGTGTTTTGGGGTGGTTCTCATTTTCATTATAAACAAGTGTGCCCTTCAGATTtggaatttgtatttctttggtatgTTCCTCCCTTCCATTCTGATTTCTTTCCCACCCTTACTTCCCTAAAATAAATGCTTGATGGCCAGACTTACCTGCTGTAAGACTTCTTATCTGATCCtctgttttatcttttctttcatattttcttccttctctgtctaCATCCTGGGCCATATCTTTTGTTCTTGTTTTGCTTAAAACCACAAAGTATCAAAGTTGAAAGCAGCCTTGAAGATCATCTAATTCAGCTCCCTTATTTTAGAGAGAGGGAGCCTAAGACCAGAAAGTAAGAAGTTTCAGGGAGGTAAAAtgacttgcccacagtcacaccTGGGCTGTCTGACCCCAAACCCATGATGTTCCTCATGACCAGGAAGGCTTGAGCAATGTGCTTTTCACCCTGTGCCTTAGACACTGAGGAAATGACCCACCAGTAAAGAGGAACCCATGGAGTTCTAGGTGAAGAACCAGCCCAGCTATGGATGCTGCCAATGAGTCATCGGAGGGAGCCCCATTCACCCTACTGGGACTGACAAGTCCTGGACAGCAGCGGCCACTCTTTGTGCTATTCCTGGTTCTGTATGTGGCAGGCGTCCTGGGTAATGGGCTCTTCGTGGCTGCCATTCGAGCCAGTCCAGCCCTCCATGCACCCATGTACTTCCTGCTGGCCCATCTCTCCTTTGCTGACCTCTGCTTTACCTCTGTCACTGTACCAAAGCTGTTGGCCAACTTGGTGGCCCATGACCGCTCCATCTCGCTGACTGGCTGCCTGACCCAGATGTACTTCTTCTTTGCCCTGGGTGTAACTGACAGCTGTCTCCTGGCcgccatggcctatgaccgctacatGGCCATCCGGCTCCCCCTCCACTATGCCACAAGGATGTCCCGGGCCTTGTGCACAGTCCTGGTAGGGACAGCATGGCTAGTGTCCCACGTCCACTCCCTTCTGCATATCCTGCTCATGGCCTGCCTGTCCTTCTGTGCCTCCCACTTCTTCTGTGACCACCAGCCTCTCTTGAGACTGTCATGCTCTGACACCCACCACATCCAGCTGCTCATCTTCACGGAGGGGGCCACAGTGCTGgtcactcccttcctgctcattCTCACCTCCTATGGGGCCATTGCGGCCGCGGTGCTCTGGCTGCCCTCAGCCTCCGGGAGTCTGTGGGCTGTGTCCACTGTGGCTCCCACCTGGCCGTGGTGGCCTCTTCTACAGGACAGTCATCGCAGTCTACTTGCAGCCCACATCCTGGTATGAGGCAGAGCAGGGCCACTGTCATGTACACCGTAGTCACTCCCATGCTAAACCCTGTCATCTACAGCCTCTGGAACTGCAACGTTTGGGGGCGCTCTGAGCCCTTCTCACTGGACAGAGGATCTCGGCTGATAACTGCTGAGGCCTGCACCCCACCAAGGACAGGCCGCACCACCCACAGTGACAGTTCATGAATGTGACCGTTTGTTCTGTGCGTTCTCCAAAGTCATAATAATAGCTATCATTTTCTGAGTACCTACTACAAAGCAGATCCTTGCCTGATTTCACTTTATTCCCACAACAACCAGGGAGGCAGATATTATGACCcagttttgcagatgaggaagctggggcttaaaaagaagaaatgacttTCCCAAATGCACCTAATTCTTAGGTGGCAAAACCTGGGCCCTTTCTGCCACGTCATTCCCTCTGCCAACAGTCACTCCCAGGTATTGAGGAAGGATTCTGTCATTTCTTAAGGACTTAGAGCCTTACAGGAGGGTGCACCATCCCCAGGTCTTGCTTTGGGGAGATGGACACTTTATTTGCCATCACTTCACCATGTGTTCTCAAATAAATGGACTTCTCAAGTGTTTGGGACAGGGATAAAAGTTCGTATGTTCATGTATCAAAGGCTGACCTCTCCCTGAACACAGCCTGGCATACAGAAGGCACTCTGGACTTAGATGAATAAATTATTGCATCTTTAAGCTAATAAGCATTTTAAGCtctctatttttcttattctttgttctcatacttgtAATTTCATAGAAGGAGCATGTAATAGGCAGGCACCATAAATTAATAAAGTAAATTAAGCAAAGGATTGATGAAAGGACAGAGCATAGGCACTTGGGGCAGATGGGAGAGGTGTTTTTTAAGCCTTTATCATAGGCCTTCACTTCACTTATTTTTACCCACAGAAAGCATGGGTCCTCTTATTGCCAGTCTATGAATGAGGCTCGAAGATGGCAGGTTAGGAGGAGACAGAGCCAGATCACGCCCTGTGCTCCTCGAGTTGCTCAGGCATATTTTAACCTGACCCATAGAATCCAGACCCCAAGTCTGGGGTCTCAGTGAAAGAATTTACAGGAAGAAATCCCAGAGAGGGCAGGTGCAGGACACGTTTTGGGGTCTGAAAGGCCCTCTGTATGCCCCAATTTTTACCAAACAAATTTATCAGGTGGGAGCTTGTCTTCTTAGGTCAGGCCCCAGGCCTCTGGCCAAGGCATGCCCTCTCCCCATGAGGATGAGCAGTCCACGCCTCTCCAAGAAACCCACCCCTACCTCCCACCCCGCCGGAGAGGAGGAGGGTGGCGGCGATCCAAGAGCTGGGCTATCCACGGGCCTTCCAGCTCCCACTGACACACCTGCAGCCGCCTGGCCTTAAAACTGCTCTGCTATGCTATTTAGATCTAAAAGGAAACTTGAAGGTCTTTAGGTAACTTTAGTGAAACAAAAATACTTACACAGaaacataatatataaaacaGGAGAAAACAAAGCAGCACAGGGTAGGCGAGGTGAGGGTCAAAGTCCTGGAGCCCACCTTCTCAGGGCTGAGAAGCCCCCTGATCTAATCCAACCCCTTCATTTGAcaagatgagaaaatgaaaatgaggtcCAGAGTGGTTAAGGGACCTACCCAAGGTCACAGGGTCAGGGACAATCTTCAGGCTTCCTTGCTTGGCTCTGCGGTGATGCCGAGCCCATCCTTTCCTGCCACCCTTCAGCCCACCCCATGCCCTAGGACTGTGATGTCAGATCCTTGTGACTCTGTCAATAGCCTGTCCCCTGCTGCGTCCCATaatcctcttcctctctctgcctcctctaAAGCTTCACAGAGTGGTCCTGATGCTCATCAACCACTGACACCTGTACCATCAGCCCTACCCAATGCATAGGGAACGTCGCCTGCTGACCATCAGGGACCTTGCCTGAATTCTGTGCGTCTCTAGAACCAGGCACGGAGAGTGGGGGTGACACACTGTTGCCTTGTCTGTCTTCAGGTTGTCTTCCAGGAGAGGAGAGGGACACAGCAGGTTTGGGGGACTGCCAGTGCTTTGGGGGACTGGTCACCCTGCTCAGATGTCAGTCCAGGAGCTGGCCCCACTGCTACATTGCAGCACAGGCCAGGTCAGGCCCCGGGCCTCTGGCCAAGGCACACTGCCTCCCCATGAGCACGGCCAGTGCCTTCCACAGCATCACCGCGACCTATAGCACAAATGCTGCTCTCAGGTCTCACAGCGGCCCAGTGAGGAGTCTCCAGTTTGAACTGAGGAAACCTGAGGCTTAGAGAACTGAGGCAGCTTGTCCTAGGTCATCCTTTGAGCCAGTGTAAATCCCAGAGCCCCTGCCTCCTGGCATCATGCTCTTCCTACCATGCCACAAACCATCACTCAACTCCACTTATTAAATAATTACCAACcaactgctctgtgccaggcactgggcttaaTGTTGCCTGGACTACTTCCAGACCCACgaggacagagaagagaaggaaatgtgAACATATAACGAGCCTTAGTCACCGGGCTGTGGGGCTCTGGGACTCAATTCTGCCCTTCCCCCTAGACCCGGCCTCCTGTTTTGCTTCAGGTGCCCTAGAAGAGGACATTGACCTGAAGGTGAGAGCAAATCCCTCCCTGACCTCCAGACAGACTGCGAAGGATGTCATAAATCCACTGAAGAATTTTTCCCTGCATCTCCtttaaatgaaacataaaaagacCAATTTTTAACATCTTAAGCAAAATTACTATATGTAAATGACTGCCTGTTTCCAGGCTCTCCTGGAAGAGCTCGTACTTATCCCAGTGAGGCTGCTTCAGCTCTAGGGAGAGGGCAGGACATCTTCAAAAGGCCTGTGAGctgcacacagaaatctgctcccTCTCACTCACCCTATTCCCTGAGTTGCCCTGAAATGACTTCTGGCCATTTTTCAGAGTCAATCTAGCTCACCCTTCCAGCATTGATATTTTCAACCCTTCAGTTTATTCAAAATAACATGTAGCACTATGAACACCTCATTCAGAAAAATTAATGTGTTTCAAGAAAAGAATTTGTCTGCCTCTACACCCTCATTTCTAATGTAATCTTATTGCTTTATAGTGTAAGTCAGCCTTCATTTCAAAGGTACAGCACTTAGAGGGATGTTAGTAGAGAAAGATCATAAATGTCAAACTGATTGCTCCTTCTAAGGGTACAGAGAGAATTTCTACCACCTGTATAACCTTCTTTCATGCCAGGGCTGCCACGGGGATCATACAGCCACAagccatgaaaataaaaacataagaagCCTATCTCAATGCGGAGATGACTATATTAAAATACCAGGACTGGATCAATATTCCAAGAAGCTGATAAAGCAAGTGGCCTAGCTCACTCCGAGCCACAGATGCCAGCTCATCCTAGTCACAGCTCCCTCCTCCTGTTTCCTCTGCTCCCTTTCCCCTCACGTGTCTgccctgttttctcttttttgtcatttgtgtccTACTTCCTTCCCCTtttgctctcttctctctctcttactcttaCTTACTGGACGCTGGGACCACAGACACAGTCGTTGCCCTGACAGCCATCACAGCCACGTGGATTAcgatccaagccagacaaggatGCAAAGTGCGACAGCATCATCACAGCGGCAGCGATGACTTGGCATCAGGAGTGGAAGCAGAGCTGAGGACTCTCAGGGGACAGTCAGGGAGAGCACATCAATGGCCCCAGTTCGCCGTCCCTAAATCAAGCCGTTCATGCCCCATTTATGACTCTGAGTCCAGCCATGCAACTTGCTTTGGCAATAAGGACATTAGGAGGCAGGCATGAAAAGAGGCTGTGATGCGgggcttgtcttctgtgtttccttcatTGTCATAGAAGGACATGCCCAGCCAGCCCACTGGTCCCAAGAGGAGGATGAGAGACACAGGGAGCAGATCTGCTCCAGTCAAGGTGACCCAGGCAAGCCCAGAGTAGAACATAGCCCCCAGCTGACCTGCAGGTGCAAGAGTAGCCAGGCCCCAGCTCTCCTAGTaacacatgagtgaaaataaAGGATGCATGTTTTAGGCCACGGAGTTTTGGGATGTTGTGTTACATAGTAATAGCAAGCTGACAAAGCACCCATAACTATTTTTGACAGTTGCCATTTTCTCACACATGACATGTCTCAGCCCCCACATGTCCCGAGGATTCCTCTACCATACTTGCTTTTTCTGGGAACTGATATTCTTGCTCTGAGCATGTTTCTGCCCTCAAGCCTATGCCAGTCTACTCTCCGGGGTATGCATCATAGATTTCCACTGGGCTAGGAGTGCCTGGAATTCAGAGACATGGCTCTGCCTTTCAGAACTCATAACCAAATCCATCTTCTCTTGGGAGAGTCAGGTACATCTCTCAGCTGCCTTCTTTGAAGACTTTTTATTCACTCCCAAACTCAGGTTGCACCTACACGGGAACATTTTCAGCTGCTCTCTTGTGGGAAGGAAACTGAAATTGGCAAAGGCTGGAAGGATGAgctgagaaaaatgaagcaaacaaCCCTCTGTTTGGCAGGTAGCCAGACCCCACACAGACAGACGCAGACACCACCATCCCCTGCCCTCTGCAAAGACCACAGAACTGACAGTTGGTAAAACCATGGACAAGACCGTCACCACCCACATCATGAAATCAAGTGCGCACAGACCTCAGAAACCCCGATGACAAGAGAGGACATTCACTTAACATAGGCCAGGTTTGGTCCTGGTGGCTCTGCATTCATCAtaccatttaatcctcataaaaatCCTGTGCAGCACACCTTACtctccccattctacagatgaggaaatcgcAGCTCAAGGAGGTAGCTTGCCCAAGGCTCCAAGCTGGGAAGTGGTAGAATGCATTTGAGTGGACATGTGTCTCTGGGCTGAAATGATGGTGAAAAGTCCTCGCCTCAACCCATTCTTATTCCAAATCTATTTAAGGCACACCAGAATCGCCTGGCATGCTTTCATAAAATGCATATTCTATGCTCCACCTCCATACTTGGTGAACCAGTAGGTCAGGGGTGAGGGCTAAGGATTGCCTTTTGAATAAACATGCTAAATGTTGATGCAGGTGGTCTACAGGGTGCACTTACAGAACTCTTGCAAGACTTCAGATTGCCAAAAGGAAAATAGCATGCTTGCCCTAGTGAATCTGTGCTGGTTGGGAAGTGTTCCAAGGTGACAGAAAGGCTGTAGGAATATACAGCTCTGGAAAAGATGGGCAGTGAGGCTTATCATAAACCCTGGGAAGAGAGAATATCCTTTGAGATTAGTTTGAGGTTTCCTagtcctctcttctctcttgAATTTGTAGAAATTCAAGGAATCAGTCTTGGTTAGCGCAGGCTCCGGTAGCAAAATACCAAAGAGTGGGTGGCTGAAACAAGAGACATTTatctcccacagttctggagactggaagcccaggatcaaggtgccagcaaacTTGGTCCTCGGTGAGAGCCTGCTTCCTGGCTTGCAGCTTCTGGCTGCATCCTCACACGCAGGAGAGAAGAAGCTCTGatacttcttcctcttcttaaaagggCAATAATCGCATCATGGAGGCTCCACTTGCGTGACCTCacctaaacctaattacctcccaaaggcctcaccacCTGATACCACCACGTGGAGAGTCAGACCTCAGGATATGAGTTTTGGGTagacaaacattcagtctgtaacaACCAGCTTGGTCTTTGCTCCATTTGCCCGGGATGCCTCAGCATCTAAGGGGAAGAGTCCTGGTCCCTATCAGCCCTCTGCGCTCCCTCCTCTGGGCTTCCCTCAGCCTTCTGTCTGCCCCTCTTGTGGGGTATCCATCACACTCTTTTGGGACTGTGGGTTTTTGACTCTCCTCCTCTTTCCCTGACCCCCAACCATCCCTGACCCACTAAGAAGTCCTCAGGGCAGAGAATGGGTCTGATTTCCCTTCTGCCTCCAAATACCAAGTATAGCTGAGTGGACCAGCAGGAAACATGTGTTGAAATAGGGAATGGGCTAAGGGAGGAATTGCTGGGTGGGTTGAGAATGCTTCCAGGCAGATAGAGAATCATTTGGAGGAACAAGATGAGGACAGAGACCTGAGGCCTTCGGAGTAGAGGGACAGCTGTGGAGGCCACAGACTGGAGGAGCTATCATTTCCTGACCACCAACTGTGTTAGTCATTTTgcgctgccataacaaaattccacagattgggtggcttaatcaacagaaattaattttctcccagttctgaaaggcagaagtccaagatcaaggtgttgtcaGGGTTAGCCTCTGGTGAGGGCTCCCTTCCTGGCTTGTACaggctgccttctctctgtgtcctcacatggcctcttCCCTGTGCAtatctggagagacagagagagtgtgaTCTCTGTTGTCTCTGtgtctcctcctcttcttataagcacACCAGTGCTATCAGATTAGGGTCCCACGCTTATGTCCTCATTTAACCTTTACTTCCTGAAAGGATGTATCTCCAACAATCCCATTGAGGGTtaggttcaacatatgaatttcaggTGGATGCAGATCAATCCATAACACCAACCACAAGGCAGGCACCCCTCATCTCTTCCCAGCAGCCTCTTTGGGTGAACATGACTGGTCCGTTTATAGGTAAGGCTGCCAAGCAGAGCTAAGATCCTGGCTTCTCAGCTCCAAGTGCCTGGGTTTAAGTCCTGACGTTACTGTTCATTAGCTGATTGACCTTGGGTAAACAGGTCACATGAGGATAAAATATCTCTCTGGTGTTGTTATAAGAATTATCTAAGAAAATACATATCAAGTGCTCAGAAGAATGACTGGCACATAGTACTTCTCAGTACACGTGGGTCACTCACTGTTAGCCAGTagaggagacagaggcaggaaGTCATGGGGATAGATGACAGCCTTGGGACTTGAACACAGAGACTGTGCTCAGAACTAAAGAGTCTGGGGCTCTTAACTTGGGACTGGTGGGTGCCCActgcctccctctcctcttcctggGACAGCCTTTCTCAGCCTTAACTGACTAAAATATGAAAGTTAAATATATGTCTCTTGCACTCatcaaaatttttctttgttattcatTAGTAAAGTCTGTGAATGTAATACTTTCTggttctttttcttaaaacataTTCTCTAAAATGGCTCGTATGTGGTACTAAACATCACCCGTGGGCCCCAAAGCCCAAGTCTGTGGCTGGTTGCTGAACAGGAACAAACTGTCCCCTGTCCTCTGCTGCCACCACGTGGTCATATGGGTTGTGACCAGCATTACCTCAGGCTTTGGCAGGGCTGGGGCTTAACTTGAAATGGTTCTCTCTCAGC is a window of Manis pentadactyla isolate mManPen7 chromosome 3, mManPen7.hap1, whole genome shotgun sequence DNA encoding:
- the LOC118926709 gene encoding LOW QUALITY PROTEIN: olfactory receptor 1K1 (The sequence of the model RefSeq protein was modified relative to this genomic sequence to represent the inferred CDS: inserted 5 bases in 4 codons; substituted 1 base at 1 genomic stop codon), which gives rise to MDAANESSEGAPFTLLGLTSPGQQRPLFVLFLVLYVAGVLGNGLFVAAIRASPALHAPMYFLLAHLSFADLCFTSVTVPKLLANLVAHDRSISLTGCLTQMYFFFALGVTDSCLLAAMAYDRYMAIRLPLHYATRMSRALCTVLVGTAWLVSHVHSLLHILLMACLSFCASHFFCDHQPLLRLSCSDTHHIQLLIFTEGATVLVTPFLLILTSYGAIAAAVLWLPSASGSLWAVSXCGSHLAVVXLFYRTVIAVYLQPTSWYEAEQGXTVMYTVVTPMLNPVIYSLWNCNVXGALXALLTGQRISADNC